A part of Stigmatopora nigra isolate UIUO_SnigA unplaced genomic scaffold, RoL_Snig_1.1 HiC_scaffold_25, whole genome shotgun sequence genomic DNA contains:
- the taf1a gene encoding TATA box-binding protein-associated factor RNA polymerase I subunit A, whose translation MDDIENELWPPVFFDDVNDPLDNVVPNKEKKSGLPLAEPFLQETQKESGFHQTTRLCLERIRKAMLHHRWQEAAEYMEFYPQIMEDKTGGVEKSNRERIWRIGIEILHHHPKSEMDDYNVIYERIKHSGVKNYLMITLEHCFHLMLHGHIESAKHRLLEAESWRYGRESARQLQKTLMIQAYRSFLDYIVWCDKKSSSSSTSSIIPENRKDVHTYFRQASVNLREILNHPGVWDPFILSYVEMLEYYEDFEGAEQVLQNYAHDEWFPANPNAQVYLYQYLLRHNEPERKLLNVLKKLHSLVPSHGLMFDYSSLLLLTGKAKYIQKALRVNLDMLDYACWRVSMDVWKSLKDVIDQLQLHEGWKGVVAENMATRKDWWLALHFTRFHADEDARERPELLAVKASLIKILCPEITLTYPATQIMSGETI comes from the exons ATGGATGACATTGAAAATGAACTGTGGCCCCCAGTATTCTTTGATGACGTCAACGATCCATTAGACAATGTTGTgccaaataaagagaaaaagtcaGGGCTTCCCCTGGCAGAACCATTTTTACAAG AGACTCAAAAAGAATCAGGCTTTCACCAAACCACAAGACTTTGTCTTGAGAGAATCAGAAAGGCCATGCTGCATCATAGATGGCAAGAAGCTGCAGAATACATGGAGTTTTACCCTCAAATAATGGAGGACAAAACTGGTGGTGTGGAAAAGTCCAACAGAGAG AGGATCTGGAGAATTGGCATTGAAATCCTTCATCATCATCCCAAATCAGAGATGGACGACTACAATGTCATCTATGAGCGAATTAAACATTCGGGCGTTAAAAATTACCTGATG ATCACCCTGGAACATTGCTTCCACTTAATGCTTCATGGGCATATTGAAAGTGCAAAGCATCGCCTATTGGAGGCTGAAAGTTGGAGATATGGCAGAGAGTCAGCACGTCAACTTCAGAAAACTTTAATGATTCAGGCCTACAGGAGTTTCTTGGATTACATTGTGTGGTGCGACAAGAAAAGTTCATCCTCCAGCACAA GTTCAATAATCCCTGAAAACAGAAAAGACGTGCACACCTATTTTAGGCAAGCTTCTGTCAATCTAAGGGAGATTTTAAACCATCCTGGTGTCTGGGATCCATTCATTCTGAGTTATGTCGAG ATGCTGGAATATTATGAAGATTTTGAGGGGGCAGAGCAAGTCCTTCAAAATTACGCACATGATGAGTGGTTCCCAGCGAATCCCAACGCACAAGTCTATCTTTACCAGTATTTGCTGAGACACAATGAACCAGAGAGGAAATTGCTGAATGTTTTAAAG AAACTCCATTCTTTAGTTCCAAGCCATGGGCTGATGTTTGACTACAGTTCCCTTTTGCTCCTCACAG GGAAAGCAAAATACATCCAAAAAGCTCTTAGAGTCAACCTTGACATGCTGGATTACGCCTGCTGGAGAGTGAGCATGGATGTGTGGAAAAGTTTAAAGGATGTTATTGACCAATTACAGCTACA TGAGGGGTGGAAGGGAGTTGTTGCTGAGAATATGGCAACAAGAAAAGATTGGTGGCTTGCATTGCATTTTACAAGATTCCATGCAGATGAAGATGCCCGGGAAAGACCTGAGCTATTGGCGGTAAAGGCATCACTCATCAAGATCCTCTGTCCAG aaATAACACTCACATACCCTGCTACACAAATAATGAGTGGTGAGACAATTtga